Proteins encoded together in one Impatiens glandulifera chromosome 1, dImpGla2.1, whole genome shotgun sequence window:
- the LOC124921849 gene encoding rRNA-processing protein EFG1-like, with product MAHGGYGKRRVAGRKPMGGSSRRSKGLSVDKKSKPKPKSASLKNQIRSVERMLRKDLPPEVRETQEKKLEELKKQREIHNTLSTERIIFLRGRKIKFFERRKIERRLRRLEKLQRASSGQSQGAEVAGQLLKLKEDLEYVRFFPKTERYVSLFMGGDDTNIIETRNSLREKIKANIAAAAASGKDLEETGSEDDGLLDVSDDDFFLTGSSSDEADADDEWTDKSAREQASSASGKATSGLSSDERNHRQNSARVLMPPPRPSSNSVNGKSNCGGSSSKKPVMHRAELSTSSNTSDSSRSGPSSRNRVSSDVQTGLSSNVSSNSDAKKPRRKRRVKKKKQTK from the exons ATGGCGCACGGCGGTTATGGTAAGCGCAGAGTCGCCGGACGTAAACCGATGGGTGGAAGTAGCCGTCGGTCGAAAGGATTAAGCGTAGACAAGAAGtccaagcccaagcccaagtCTGCCTCGCTCAAAAATCAGATTCGCTCGGTCGAGAGAATGCTCCGGAAG GATCTTCCGCCTGAAGTCAGGGAGACTCAAGAGAAGAAGCTAGAAGAACTGAAGAAACAACGAGAAATTCACAACACGCTCTCCACTGAACGCATAATATTCTTGCGAGGCCGTAAGATTAAGTTTTTTG AGAGGAGAAAGATTGAACGAAGATTAAGGCGTCTTGAGAAGCTACAACGTGCTTCATCTGGTCAATCGCAAGGAGCAGAGGTTGCAGGACAGCTTCTTAAACTGAAGGAAGATCTTGAATATGTTAGG TTCTTTCCCAAGACTGAGAGGTACGTGTCTTTATTCATGGGAGGTGATGACACAAACATAATTGAGACCAGAAATAGTTTACGGGAGAAGATCAAAGCTAATATAGCAGCAGCGGCTGCTAGCGGGAAGGATCTGGAAG AGACTGGAAGTGAGGATGATGGACTTTTGGATGTGAGTGATGATGATTTTTTCTTAACTGGAAGTTCTAGTGATGAAGCCGATGCAGATGATGAATGGACAGACAAAAGTGCTAG GGAACAAGCATCTAGTGCATCAGGGAAAGCGACATCCGGGTTATCAAGTGACGAAAGGAATCAT AGACAGAATTCTGCTCGGGTCCTGATGCCTCCACCTCGACCTTCCTCAAATTCTGTTAATGGAAAATCAAACTGTGGCGGATCTTCAAGTAAGAAACCTGTCATGCACAGAGCCGAATTATCCACGTCAAGCAACACATCGGACAGCAGCAGGAGTGGACCGTCTTCTAGAAATAGGGTATCGTCAGATGTTCAGACAGGGCTGAGTAGTAATGTTAGTTCCAATTCTGATGCTAAAAAACCTCGGAGAAAAAGAAGggtaaagaagaaaaaacag ACAAAGTAA
- the LOC124920605 gene encoding transcription factor UNE12-like, with product MASNPPEGYADDFLDQILSIPSYGSLDNGNDGHSLPSNLTSGDIVSAGGRFQQPFIPLGLSLDNGNDDRTEREPANMGIFFPAFEHLQPHSVRPSVNQLQQPFHGQMTSSTTVSVPRQPVNHPRVRARRGQATDPHSIAERLRRERIAERIKALQELVPSCNKTDRAAMLDEILDYVKFLKLQVKVLSMSRLGGTGAVVQLVADVPLKSGQEDNTEDSCNQQAWDKWSNMDIEQEAARLMEEDVGAAMQYLQSKSLCIMPVSLAALILPGQPTGDSNNSD from the exons ATGGCAAGCAACCCGCCGGAGGGCTATGCAGATGATTTCCTCGATCAAATCCTCTCAATCCCCTCCTACGGAAGCCTCGATAACGGAAACGATGGACACTCCCTACCATCAAATCTCACCTCCGGCGACATCGTCTCTGCCGGCGGAAGATTCCAGCAGCCGTTCATCCCTCTAGGCCTCAGTCTAGACAACGGAAACGATGACCGGACC GAAAGAGAGCCGGCGAACATGGGCATTTTCTTCCCTGCGTTTGAGCATTTACAGCCTCATTCTGTCCGGCCATCTGTAAATCAGCTTCAGCAG CCTTTTCATGGACAAATGACTTCGAGCACCACAGTCTCAGTCCCACGCCAGCCTGTTAACCACCCAAGGGTTCGAGCCCGTCGTGGCCAAGCCACTGACCCCCATAGTATTGCTGAACGG TTGCGTAGAGAAAGAATAGCTGAAAGGATAAAGGCCTTGCAAGAACTTGTTCCAAGCTGCAATAAG ACAGATAGGGCTGCAATGCTTGACGAGATTCTGGATTATGTTAAGTTCTTGAAACTCCAAGTCAAG GTTCTAAGTATGAGTAGGCTAGGTGGAACCGGTGCAGTTGTCCAACTTGTGGCTGATGTCCCATTGAAATCAGGCCAG GAGGACAACACTGAAGACAGTTGCAATCAGCAGGCATGGGACAAATGGTCAAATATGGACATAGAACAGGAAGCTGCCAGGCTCATGGAAGAAGACGTCGGGGCAGCAATGCAATACCTTCAATCAAAATCTCTATGCATAATGCCGGTATCACTAGCTGCCCTGATTTTACCCGGTCAACCGACGGGTGACTCGAACAACTCTGATTAA
- the LOC124920927 gene encoding U-box domain-containing protein 44-like, producing the protein MIMELAPIGAILALLTKQVIKTAQAATDVVFEKESFKVLSKHLFDIEPVLRELQLKNPNDSEAARQALEFLETDVRKATNLVNKYKDCARFYLLIKCRHIVKEVQNVTRDIGKSLAALSLANVDVLQGVSKEAINRLQDEMQRAEFEACLSRLQIVDKLNQGLTEQKLNQGFANNILEEIARAVGVPVEPTVINKEMKSFRREMEEAANRKEKAEVLFLEQVIELLSRADAARDYEEIRKQYFQRLQIVEQLDPKDRYIEQFKAFTCCITGKVMEDPVSLSSTGTTCERSALKAWLEQGETTDPDSGEPLSDFSYRPNLQLSKSILEWKELNYCVGIRSCKGNLLSDIDSVEVALGQLQGLIRENPINKDWISIAGLTDIIISILPSTDSLDVKEKILITLKELIEENPTNKDKLVELGGFEYIIPCLILGRNMSEAAVDLLYELLHVGSSWKASFCEQLCKQSNAVEYLVAIHIGGDNDEKAGEILTRLFEGNELATVRAAKTGWYEPLVGHINRTGSESLRVELVRGIVSMELNERDLKLLGEEGLIPSLLEMASGNIESKEISLSALSKLSICKENKNLIASSGGVPLVIKLMCSFQFRTFIINKCLDILEKLSSRGDGTRFFVDENGMKLDQESIVGSLFAFLQNPRPSYTLHKPALYTLLAILKSESELIEECVFTSDGVSLVLPFLDNSDPDIKKAAINLLYIFSEYKTEANEYLQRPLRIETLMGFLDNRNRDAQMAAAGLLANLMKSERLLIKKLIELNGLKAIVNALRTGAMDVKENILTALFPFTDDPTDVDSQRYMVELGAYPLLVSLVKEGSDIAKERAACLIANLSSSTPKLTVFHKRANNYWCFSYNKLDNRLCCVHGGLCTVSTTFCMLEANALPELVNVLIEKVEPAAFQAIRAISTLIWNDSCVEGGAWALHGTCGIRPLLEVLNWGTDSLKEEALRVLEKVFMCREMVEYYGLEAKEILSGLMISCQSNNIHISGNLPREGLYRVLLLVERRSRSSSSLNR; encoded by the exons ATGATTATGGAGCTTGCACCGATAGGAGCGATCTTAGCCTTGCTCACGAAGCAGGTTATCAAAACCGCTCAGGCTGCAACTGATGTTGTCTTTGAGAAGGAGAGTTTCAAGGTGCTATCAAAACACCTCTTCGACATAGAGCCTGTCTTAAGAGAACTCCAGCTTAAGAATCCCAATGATTCTGAAGCTGCAAGGCAGGCTCTAGAGTTTCTTGAAACCGATGTTCGAAAAGCTACCAATCTGGTTAACAAATACAAAGACTGCGCTCGTTTCTACTTGCTGATCAAGTGCAGACACATTGTGAAGGAAGTGCAGAATGTGACTAGAGACATCGGAAAATCATTGGCCGCCTTGTCCTTAGCGAACGTCGATGTTCTCCAGGGGGTATCCAAGGAGGCAATTAACCGTCTGCAAGACGAGATGCAAAGGGCAGAATTCGAGGCCTGCCTTTCTCGCCTTCAAATTGTGGATAAGTTAAACCAGGGTTTAACTGAACAGAAACTTAACCAAGGCTTTGCCAACAATATTCTGGAGGAGATAGCTAGGGCAGTTGGAGTGCCTGTTGAGCCAACTGTAATCAATAAAGAGATGAAGAGTTTCAGAAGAGAAATGGAAGAAGCTGCGAATAGAAAAGAAAAGGCGGAGGTTCTCTTCTTGGAACAAGTCATCGAGCTGCTCTCTCGAGCCGACGCTGCTAGAGACTATGAAGAAATCAGAAAACAATACTTCCAGAGACTACAGATAGTCGAACAACTCGATCCTAAAGATAGATATATAGAACAGTTCAAAGCCTTTACCTGCTGCATAACAGGAAAGGTGATGGAGGATCCTGTTAGCCTTTCCAGTACTGGAACAACGTGCGAGAGATCAGCACTCAAGGCTTGGTTGGAACAAGGTGAGACAACTGATCCTGACAGTGGAGAACCGCTATCGGATTTCTCTTACAGGCCTAACCTACAGCTTAGTAAATcgatcctggagtggaaagaacTCAATTACTGTGTTGGAATCAGATCCTGCAAAGGAAATCTATTGTCCGACATTGATTCAGTGGAAGTAGCTTTAGGACAATTACAGGGTCTTATAAGAGAGAATCCAATCAACAAAGATTGGATTTCCATTGCAGGCCTGACTGATATAATTATCTCAattcttccaagtacagacagcTTAGATGTGAAAGAGAAGATATTAATCACCTTAAAGGAGCTCATAGAAGAAAACCCAACAAATAAG GACAAGTTGGTAGAATTGGGAGGATTCGAGTACATCATCCCATGCCTGATATTAGGCCGGAACATGTCTGAAGCTGCAGTTGATTTGCTATATGAACTGCTGCATGTTGGCTCTAGTTGGAAGGCATCCTTCTGCGAACAACTCTGTAAGCAATCTAATGCAGTCGAATATTTAGTGGCTATACATATTGGTGGTGATAATGATGAAAAGGCAGGAGAAATCTTGACAAGGCTTTTTGAAGGAAACGAATTAGCCACTGTTCGTGCTGCTAAGACGGGCTGGTATGAGCCACTCGTGGGTCATATAAACCGTACAGGTTCAGAGTCGTTAAGAGTAGAGTTAGTGAGAGGGATAGTTTCCATGGAACTTAATGAACGGGATTTGAAGCTTCTTGGCGAAGAAGGACTAATACCTTCCCTTCTCGAAATGGCTTCGGGTAATATTGAATCAAAAGAGATATCTCTATCAGCGCTCTCGAAACTATCAATCTGCAAAGAAAACAAGAATCTGATTGCATCTTCAGGTGGAGTTCCTCTAGTTATAAAGTTAATGTGCTCGTTTCAATTCCGAACATTCATCATCAATAAATGCTTGGACATCCTGGAGAAACTTTCCTCGAGAGGAGACGGAACAAGATTCTTTGTGGACGAAAACGGTATGAAACTCGATCAAGAATCCATTGTAGGTAGCTTATTTGCATTCCTGCAAAATCCGCGTCCTTCATATACATTACATAAACCGGCTCTTTACACCCTTCTCGCGATATTAAAATCCGAATCCGAGCTCATCGAGGAATGTGTTTTCACTTCTGACGGGGTCTCTCTAGTTCTTCCTTTCCTAGACAACTCAGATCCCGATATAAAAAAAGCTGCCATAAACCTTTTATACATATTCTCAGAGTACAAGACAGAAGCTAATGAATATCTACAAAGGCCACTGCGAATCGAAACTTTGATGGGTTTTCTCGATAACAGAAACCGAGACGCCCAAATGGCTGCAGCTGGTTTACTAGCCAATCTCATGAAATCAGAAAGACTACTGATCAAGAAACTGATAGAATTAAACGGTTTGAAAGCAATTGTGAACGCGTTAAGAACTGGAGCCATGGACGTAAAAGAAAACATTCTAACCGCCCTCTTCCCTTTCACAGATGACCCAACCGACGTGGATTCACAGAGATACATGGTTGAGCTAGGTGCCTATCCTTTACTTGTGAGCCTGGTCAAGGAAGGTTCGGATATTGCCAAAGAAAGAGCAGCATGTCTTATTGCTAATCTTTCTTCTAGTACTCCAAAGCTTACTGTTTTTCATAAAAGAGCCAACAATTATTGGTGTTTTTCTTATAACAAGCTTGATAACAGACTTTGTTGTGTGCATGGCGGTTTGTGTACAGTCTCGACTACTTTCTGTATGTTAGAGGCTAATGCCTTGCCGGAGCTTGTGAATGTTTTGATAGAGAAGGTTGAACCGGCTGCTTTTCAGGCAATTCGTGCGATATCAACTCTTATCTGGAACGATTCTTGTGTTGAGGGAGGCGCATGGGCTCTGCATGGAACGTGTGGGATTAGACCGCTGTTGGAAGTTTTGAATTGGGGAACAGATTCTTTGAAGGAAGAGGCGTTGAGGGTTTTGGAGAAGGTTTTTATGTGTAGGGAAATGGTGGAATATTATGGATTAGAAGCTAAAGAGATTCTATCTGGATTGATGATTTCTTGTCAAAGCAATAATATTCATATTAGTGGAAATCTTCCAAGGGAAGGACTTTATCGGGTTTTGTTGCTAGTTGAAAGGAGATCAAGATCGTCTTCTTCTCTTAACCGCTGA